A genomic segment from Actinomycetota bacterium encodes:
- the purD gene encoding phosphoribosylamine--glycine ligase produces the protein MKVLVVGGGGREHALAWKIAQSPLVDGLWCAPGNAGMASIAQCVPLGAEDIAALADFAQAEGIDLTVVGPEAPLVAGIADVFRERGLAVFGPSRDAARMEGSKHFAKQVMLEAGVPTGRAEVFSDFDAAVDCVRRGDPPYVVKADGLAAGKGVVIARDDSAAYEALKACFVERRFGDAGSRVLLEEYLEGQEVSVLAFVDGEKILPLAPAQDYKRVGDGDTGPNTGGMGSYSPVPVLSAEDYRRVVDEILKPTAGALAERGIHYRGILYAGLMLTADGPKVLEFNVRFGDPETQAVLPRLESDIVPAMLATVEGGLEDIALRWREGPCVTVVIASGGYPGDYRKGYPIDGLEEAASLEDVVVFHAGTRLGEGGTVLTDGGRVLNVSAMGKDFREARERAYRAVELIRFTDIYYRRDIALRAVEAR, from the coding sequence ATGAAGGTTCTGGTGGTTGGAGGAGGGGGCCGCGAGCACGCCCTTGCCTGGAAGATAGCGCAGTCGCCGCTCGTGGACGGCCTCTGGTGCGCTCCCGGAAACGCGGGCATGGCCTCCATCGCGCAGTGCGTTCCCCTGGGCGCCGAGGATATCGCGGCGCTGGCCGATTTCGCGCAGGCGGAGGGCATAGACCTCACGGTGGTGGGGCCGGAGGCGCCACTGGTGGCGGGCATCGCCGACGTCTTCCGGGAGCGCGGCCTCGCGGTGTTCGGTCCCTCGCGCGACGCGGCCCGCATGGAGGGGAGCAAGCATTTCGCCAAGCAGGTCATGCTGGAGGCCGGGGTTCCCACCGGCCGGGCCGAGGTCTTCTCCGATTTCGACGCGGCGGTCGACTGCGTGCGCAGGGGCGACCCACCCTACGTCGTGAAGGCGGACGGACTGGCCGCCGGCAAGGGGGTGGTCATCGCCAGGGACGACAGCGCCGCATACGAGGCGCTGAAGGCCTGCTTCGTGGAGCGCCGCTTCGGTGACGCGGGCTCCAGGGTCCTCCTCGAGGAGTACCTGGAGGGGCAGGAGGTCTCCGTCCTCGCCTTCGTGGACGGGGAGAAGATCCTGCCCCTGGCCCCCGCCCAGGATTACAAGCGCGTGGGCGACGGGGACACGGGGCCCAATACGGGGGGAATGGGTTCCTACTCGCCGGTGCCGGTGCTGTCCGCCGAGGATTACCGCCGCGTGGTCGACGAGATACTGAAACCGACGGCTGGGGCCCTCGCGGAGAGGGGCATACACTACCGGGGCATCCTCTACGCGGGCCTCATGCTTACCGCCGATGGCCCCAAGGTCCTCGAGTTCAACGTGCGCTTCGGAGACCCCGAAACCCAGGCGGTGCTGCCTCGGCTGGAGAGCGATATCGTGCCCGCCATGCTGGCCACCGTAGAGGGCGGGCTGGAGGACATCGCTCTGCGGTGGAGGGAGGGCCCCTGCGTGACGGTGGTCATCGCCTCCGGGGGCTACCCCGGGGATTACCGCAAGGGTTATCCTATAGACGGCCTGGAGGAAGCGGCATCCCTGGAGGACGTGGTGGTCTTTCATGCCGGGACGCGGCTGGGCGAGGGAGGCACGGTTCTCACCGACGGCGGTAGGGTGCTCAACGTGAGCGCCATGGGAAAGGACTTCCGGGAAGCAAGGGAAAGGGCTTACCGGGCCGTGGAGCTCATACGTTTCACGGACATCTATTACCGCCGGGATATAGCCCTGCGCGCCGTGGAAGCCCGCTGA
- the purE gene encoding 5-(carboxyamino)imidazole ribonucleotide mutase yields MAPVVALLMGSESDRDKVGPAEETLRKMGVEVISEVISAHRQPEKLRHFVREAPGRGVEVFIAAAGMAAHLPGVVASLTTLPVIGVPLSAGNLGGLDALLSIAQMPRGVPVATVAVDGAVNAALLACAILALKYEEVAEGWRSFREQMAGKV; encoded by the coding sequence ATGGCTCCCGTGGTCGCTCTGCTCATGGGCTCGGAGTCCGACCGTGACAAGGTGGGACCGGCGGAGGAAACCCTGCGGAAGATGGGGGTGGAGGTGATAAGCGAGGTCATATCGGCCCACCGCCAGCCTGAGAAGCTGCGCCACTTCGTGCGGGAGGCACCCGGACGGGGGGTGGAGGTCTTCATCGCGGCCGCGGGCATGGCCGCCCACCTCCCCGGTGTGGTGGCCTCGCTCACCACCCTGCCCGTCATCGGCGTCCCCCTTTCCGCGGGCAACCTCGGGGGCCTCGACGCCCTCCTCTCCATCGCGCAGATGCCGCGCGGGGTCCCCGTGGCCACGGTGGCGGTGGACGGCGCCGTCAACGCGGCGCTGCTCGCCTGCGCCATACTGGCTCTCAAGTACGAGGAGGTGGCGGAGGGCTGGCGTTCCTTTCGGGAGCAGATGGCGGGGAAGGTATGA
- a CDS encoding adenylosuccinate lyase has product MIPRYTLPEMAEVWSEENKLRNWLEIEILAVEARVERGEVPAEALRKIREKASFDPARVREIEETVHHDVIAFLTNVAETVGESSRYIHYGMTSSDILDTGLALQMREAMDLIIAETSSLFALLREKAFQCRDMAVVGRTHGVHAEPMVFGQKLALWAFETARNLRRLREAREVVSYGKLSGAVGTYAHLPPAVEEYVCRKLGLKPAEVSTQVLQRDRHAEYLAAIAIAGSSLEKFALEIRGLQRTEVLEAEEPFRAGQKGSSAMPHKRNPVLCERICGLARILRANAAAAMENIALWHERDISHSSVERVIIPDSTTLLHYMLVKFQGVLRDLRLHPDNMRRNLELTRGLIFSESVLLALVDTGLTREEAYALVQRNAMESWASGRELLSLLLEDAEVTARLSREELEACFDLQVHLRNVDRVFERLEALAV; this is encoded by the coding sequence ATGATCCCGCGTTACACCTTGCCGGAGATGGCCGAGGTCTGGAGCGAGGAGAACAAGCTCCGTAATTGGTTGGAGATCGAGATACTGGCCGTGGAGGCCCGCGTGGAGCGGGGGGAGGTCCCGGCGGAGGCCCTCCGCAAGATAAGGGAGAAGGCGTCCTTCGACCCGGCAAGGGTGCGCGAGATAGAGGAGACGGTGCACCATGACGTCATCGCCTTCCTCACCAACGTGGCGGAGACGGTGGGGGAGAGCTCGCGCTACATTCATTACGGCATGACCTCCTCCGACATCCTGGACACCGGGCTCGCCCTGCAGATGCGGGAGGCCATGGACCTCATCATCGCGGAGACGTCCTCGCTCTTCGCCCTCTTGCGCGAGAAGGCCTTCCAGTGCCGGGACATGGCCGTGGTGGGCCGAACCCATGGGGTGCATGCCGAGCCCATGGTGTTCGGGCAGAAGCTCGCGCTGTGGGCTTTCGAGACGGCGCGCAACCTGAGGAGGTTGCGGGAAGCGCGCGAGGTCGTCTCCTACGGCAAGCTCTCGGGGGCCGTCGGCACCTACGCCCACCTGCCTCCCGCGGTGGAGGAGTACGTCTGCCGCAAGCTGGGCCTGAAGCCGGCGGAGGTCTCCACGCAGGTCCTGCAGAGGGACCGGCACGCGGAATACCTCGCGGCCATAGCCATCGCCGGGTCCAGCCTTGAAAAGTTCGCCCTCGAGATCAGGGGGCTGCAGCGTACCGAGGTCCTGGAGGCCGAGGAGCCCTTCCGCGCAGGACAGAAGGGTTCCAGCGCCATGCCCCACAAGCGCAATCCCGTGCTCTGCGAGCGCATCTGCGGGCTGGCAAGGATACTGAGGGCCAATGCGGCCGCGGCCATGGAGAACATCGCCCTGTGGCACGAGAGGGACATCTCCCATTCCTCGGTGGAACGGGTGATCATCCCCGATTCCACCACCCTTCTGCACTACATGCTGGTGAAGTTCCAGGGCGTGCTGCGCGACCTGCGCCTGCATCCCGACAACATGCGGCGCAACCTCGAGCTGACGCGGGGGCTTATCTTCTCGGAGAGCGTGTTGCTGGCGCTGGTGGACACGGGACTGACCAGGGAGGAGGCCTATGCGCTGGTGCAGCGCAACGCCATGGAGAGCTGGGCATCGGGGAGAGAGCTCCTCTCCCTGCTGTTGGAGGACGCCGAGGTGACCGCGAGGCTGAGCCGGGAGGAGTTGGAGGCCTGCTTCGACCTCCAGGTCCACCTACGTAACGTGGACCGGGTCTTCGAACGCCTGGAGGCCCTGGCGGTCTGA
- a CDS encoding phosphoribosylaminoimidazolesuccinocarboxamide synthase translates to MEKRELIYEGKAKRVYATDQIGQVIHEFKDDATAFDGKKRGTIAGKGRVNAQMSDIIFRLLEKRGVHTHHIRLLSENEILTWWLEMIPLELIVRNYAAGSLARRLGLPERTEMRSPLVEYYYKSDELGDPMLSREHIRELGLADDEQVDEMTAIALKVNEILRPYFEARGLVLADFKLEFGLREGRIYLGDEFSPDICRLWDMESGEIMDKDRFRQDLGNVEETYAEVLRRIREEEAGVTASVFISPKRGILDPAGQATLGALKSLGFDEVGEVRIGKYITLRLQGADAEEMGRRVREMCERLLANPIIEDYRIEIEE, encoded by the coding sequence ATGGAAAAAAGAGAGTTGATCTACGAGGGCAAGGCCAAGCGCGTTTACGCCACCGACCAGATCGGGCAGGTGATCCACGAGTTCAAGGACGACGCCACCGCCTTCGACGGCAAGAAGCGCGGCACCATAGCGGGCAAGGGACGGGTGAACGCGCAGATGAGCGACATCATCTTCCGCCTGCTGGAGAAGAGGGGCGTCCATACGCACCATATCAGGCTCCTCTCCGAGAACGAGATACTGACGTGGTGGCTGGAGATGATCCCCCTGGAGCTCATCGTGCGCAACTACGCCGCCGGCAGCCTGGCCAGGAGGCTCGGTCTCCCGGAGCGCACGGAGATGAGGTCCCCGCTGGTGGAATACTACTACAAGAGCGACGAGCTGGGAGACCCCATGCTTTCGCGCGAGCACATAAGGGAGCTGGGCCTGGCGGATGACGAACAGGTGGACGAGATGACCGCCATAGCCCTCAAGGTCAACGAGATCCTCCGCCCCTATTTCGAGGCGCGCGGCCTCGTCCTCGCCGATTTCAAGCTGGAGTTCGGGCTGCGGGAGGGAAGGATATACCTGGGAGACGAGTTCAGCCCCGACATCTGCCGCCTCTGGGACATGGAAAGTGGCGAGATCATGGACAAGGACCGCTTCCGGCAGGACCTCGGAAACGTGGAAGAGACCTACGCCGAGGTGTTGAGGCGCATCAGGGAGGAGGAGGCTGGCGTCACGGCCTCCGTCTTCATCAGCCCGAAGAGGGGTATCCTCGATCCAGCGGGACAGGCCACTCTGGGGGCCCTCAAGTCGCTCGGGTTCGACGAGGTGGGGGAGGTGCGTATCGGGAAATACATCACCCTGCGACTGCAGGGCGCGGACGCGGAGGAGATGGGCAGGCGGGTGAGGGAGATGTGCGAACGCCTGCTGGCCAACCCCATAATCGAGGACTACAGGATAGAGATCGAGGAGTAG
- the purQ gene encoding phosphoribosylformylglycinamidine synthase subunit PurQ, translating to MKFGVVVFPGSNCEADCYYVIDKVLREDVEYVWHRETYVSHYDCLVLPGGFSYGDYLRCGAIARFSPVMDAVTSFAREGGLVIGICNGFQILLEAGLLPGAMLRNTSLHFICRFVNVRVENAATPWTNRAVPGQVLRIPIAHNEGNYVVDRETHRRMVEEGRIILRYCDTDGRVSDEANPNGALDNIAGICNEGFNVFGLMPHPERASEEILGSEDGLFIWESVMAYHAERG from the coding sequence ATGAAGTTCGGGGTGGTGGTCTTTCCCGGCTCCAATTGCGAGGCGGACTGTTATTACGTCATAGACAAGGTCCTGCGGGAGGACGTGGAGTACGTCTGGCACCGCGAGACCTACGTCTCGCACTACGACTGCCTGGTGCTGCCTGGCGGCTTCTCCTACGGCGATTACCTCCGTTGCGGCGCCATCGCGCGTTTCAGTCCCGTGATGGACGCGGTCACCTCCTTCGCCCGCGAGGGAGGCCTGGTGATCGGCATCTGCAACGGCTTCCAGATCCTGCTTGAGGCGGGACTGCTTCCGGGGGCCATGCTGCGCAACACAAGCCTCCACTTCATCTGCCGCTTCGTCAACGTGCGCGTGGAGAACGCCGCCACCCCCTGGACCAACAGGGCCGTTCCCGGGCAGGTGCTGCGCATCCCCATCGCCCACAACGAGGGCAACTACGTCGTGGACCGCGAGACCCACCGGCGCATGGTGGAGGAAGGGCGGATCATCCTCCGCTACTGCGATACCGACGGCAGGGTGAGCGATGAGGCCAACCCCAACGGGGCCCTGGACAACATCGCGGGAATATGCAACGAGGGCTTCAACGTCTTCGGGCTCATGCCCCACCCCGAGAGGGCCTCGGAGGAGATACTCGGCAGCGAGGACGGCCTTTTCATATGGGAATCCGTCATGGCGTACCACGCGGAGAGAGGGTAG
- the purL gene encoding phosphoribosylformylglycinamidine synthase subunit PurL — MTELYEELGLSEDEYRDIVRLLGREPNRVELGMYSLMWSEHCSYKSSKMVLSQLPTRASYVLQGPGENAGVIDIGGGLAVAFKMESHNHPSAVEPYQGAATGIGGIVRDIFTMGARPIACLDPLRFGDPSRARTRYLLGGVVAGIAGYGNCLGIPTVGGDIYFDPCYDENPLVNVMCIGIMRKENITRGIATGAGNAVVLIGNRTGRDGIGGASILASQEFDESSQEKRPSVQVGDPFTEKLLIEACLELLEKGLLVGLQDLGAAGLSCACSETAARGGVGMKIWLERVPLREEMEPFEIVISESQERMLAVVEPEKLHDIMEICGKWGLNAVVIGEVCEGDLLEVFWYGEKVAEVPASTLAHGPVYDRRAERPAYLDEVASLDVAALSHPTDYGRVLLDLAGGPNLCCKRWVYEQYDHMVQLNTVVFPGSDAAVLRVKGTSKALAVSCDGNSRYVYLDPYLGTQIAVAEAARNVVASGGVPMALTNCLNFGNPERPDIFWQFREAVRGLADAARYLELPVVSGNVSFYNESFGEAIYPTPIVGMVGLIGNMAHRRTMGFPGEGLLVIMLGETLAELGGSEYLKLVHGLTAGKPPSLDLAREKVVQTACIEAIRRGIIRSAHDCSEGGAAVALLECCCAGDVGAELRVESELRPHEWLFGESQSRFVVTVAEEDLESLRRLAAVRDVPLQVLGKTGGGRLVINDWIDLEVAEMRRVREEALERILSGGGRKD; from the coding sequence ATGACGGAGCTTTACGAGGAACTGGGACTCAGCGAGGACGAGTACCGGGACATAGTGCGCCTGCTGGGCCGCGAGCCCAACAGGGTGGAGCTTGGCATGTACTCTTTGATGTGGAGCGAGCACTGTTCCTACAAGAGCTCGAAGATGGTGCTCTCGCAACTGCCCACGCGCGCCTCCTATGTACTGCAGGGTCCGGGCGAGAACGCGGGAGTCATAGACATAGGAGGGGGGCTGGCGGTGGCCTTCAAGATGGAGTCGCACAACCACCCCAGCGCGGTGGAGCCCTACCAGGGGGCCGCGACGGGGATCGGGGGGATCGTGCGCGACATCTTCACCATGGGGGCGAGGCCCATCGCATGCCTGGATCCGCTGCGCTTCGGGGACCCCTCCCGCGCCAGGACGCGCTACCTTCTGGGCGGAGTGGTGGCTGGCATCGCCGGGTACGGGAACTGCCTGGGGATACCGACCGTGGGCGGCGACATCTACTTCGATCCCTGTTACGACGAGAATCCCCTGGTCAACGTGATGTGCATAGGGATCATGCGCAAGGAGAACATCACCCGGGGCATCGCCACCGGGGCGGGCAACGCGGTGGTGCTCATCGGAAACCGTACCGGGCGGGACGGGATCGGGGGTGCCTCCATCCTCGCCTCCCAGGAGTTCGACGAGTCCAGCCAGGAGAAAAGGCCAAGCGTGCAGGTGGGGGATCCATTCACGGAAAAGCTGCTCATCGAGGCCTGCCTGGAGCTTCTCGAGAAGGGCCTCCTGGTGGGATTGCAGGACCTGGGCGCCGCCGGGCTTTCCTGCGCCTGCTCCGAGACGGCGGCCCGCGGAGGGGTGGGGATGAAGATCTGGCTGGAGAGGGTGCCCCTGCGGGAGGAGATGGAGCCCTTCGAGATCGTCATCTCCGAGTCCCAGGAGCGGATGCTGGCCGTGGTGGAGCCGGAGAAGCTGCATGATATTATGGAAATATGTGGCAAGTGGGGCCTCAACGCCGTGGTCATCGGCGAGGTATGCGAGGGCGACCTCCTGGAGGTCTTCTGGTACGGCGAGAAGGTCGCGGAGGTGCCGGCTTCCACCCTGGCCCACGGCCCCGTCTACGATCGCCGCGCGGAAAGGCCGGCTTACCTCGACGAGGTCGCCTCCCTGGACGTCGCCGCCCTTTCCCACCCCACCGATTACGGCCGCGTGCTGCTGGACCTCGCGGGCGGCCCGAACCTCTGCTGCAAGAGATGGGTCTACGAGCAGTACGACCACATGGTGCAGCTCAACACCGTGGTCTTCCCCGGCTCCGATGCGGCGGTGTTGCGGGTGAAGGGCACCAGCAAGGCGCTGGCCGTTTCCTGCGACGGGAACTCCCGCTACGTCTACCTGGACCCCTACCTGGGAACGCAGATCGCCGTGGCGGAGGCGGCGCGCAACGTGGTCGCCTCGGGAGGCGTGCCCATGGCGCTCACCAACTGCCTCAATTTCGGCAATCCCGAGCGACCCGACATATTCTGGCAATTCAGGGAGGCGGTGCGCGGGCTGGCGGACGCCGCGCGTTACCTGGAGCTGCCGGTGGTGAGCGGGAACGTGAGCTTCTACAACGAGTCTTTCGGCGAGGCCATCTACCCCACGCCCATCGTGGGCATGGTGGGCTTGATCGGCAACATGGCGCATCGCAGGACCATGGGCTTTCCCGGGGAGGGGCTGCTGGTGATCATGCTGGGCGAGACCCTGGCGGAGCTGGGAGGTTCCGAGTATCTGAAACTGGTGCACGGTTTGACGGCGGGAAAGCCGCCCTCGCTCGACCTCGCCCGGGAGAAGGTGGTGCAGACCGCCTGCATAGAGGCCATCCGGAGGGGGATCATACGCTCGGCGCATGACTGCAGCGAGGGCGGCGCGGCGGTTGCCTTGCTCGAATGCTGTTGCGCGGGCGACGTCGGCGCCGAGCTCCGCGTGGAGAGCGAACTCCGCCCGCACGAGTGGCTCTTCGGAGAGAGCCAGTCGCGCTTCGTGGTCACCGTGGCGGAGGAGGACCTGGAATCCCTGCGCAGGCTGGCCGCGGTGCGCGACGTGCCGCTGCAAGTGCTGGGAAAGACCGGCGGCGGACGCCTGGTGATCAACGACTGGATCGACCTGGAGGTGGCCGAGATGCGCCGGGTGCGGGAGGAAGCCCTGGAGAGGATACTCTCCGGCGGGGGAAGGAAGGATTGA
- the purF gene encoding amidophosphoribosyltransferase, translating to MSLEINESCGVFGIYTREDDVAKLTYYALYALQHRGQESAGIAVADGRESVMLKDMGMVSQVFSERDLQSLRGHMALGHVRYSTTGSSFWENSQPIQVPRRGGSLYVAHNGNLVNTDELRGRLEAQGARFRSTSDTEVIAVLLARCGEEDIVEAAKEVMPVLRGAYSLGIMTEDTLLGIRDPYGIRPLCVGKYMDGYVISSESCGLDIIGAEYVREIAPGEMAVIAEGELRFERIMEPRKPSLCIFEFIYFARPDSVMYGTYLYHARKHMGMSLADEAPVEADVVMPIPDTGVPAAIGYSQASGIPFGEGLIKNRYVGRTFIQPTQAIRQLGVRLKLNPLVRDIRGKRLVVVDDSIVRGNTTQEIVKMLRDAGAREVHMRISSPPDRFPCFYGIDTATRQELIASSRSVEEIRKFIGADTLHYLSMENLVRATGRPREEFCMACFDGNYPIPVPDEMKMAKCRLETVRRAT from the coding sequence GTGAGCCTGGAGATCAACGAATCATGCGGCGTCTTCGGCATATACACGCGCGAGGACGACGTGGCCAAGCTGACCTATTACGCTCTCTACGCCCTGCAGCACCGGGGACAGGAGAGCGCGGGGATAGCGGTGGCCGACGGCCGGGAGAGCGTGATGCTCAAGGACATGGGCATGGTCTCCCAGGTCTTCAGCGAGAGGGACCTGCAGAGCCTGCGAGGCCACATGGCCCTGGGCCACGTGCGCTACTCTACCACCGGTTCCTCCTTCTGGGAGAACTCCCAGCCCATACAGGTTCCCCGCAGGGGCGGTTCGCTTTACGTCGCCCACAACGGGAACCTGGTCAACACGGACGAGCTGCGCGGTCGGCTGGAGGCGCAGGGAGCCAGGTTCCGCAGCACCTCCGACACCGAGGTCATAGCCGTGCTCCTGGCGCGCTGCGGGGAGGAGGACATCGTGGAGGCGGCGAAAGAGGTCATGCCCGTGCTGCGGGGGGCGTACAGCCTGGGCATCATGACCGAGGACACGCTCCTGGGAATACGGGACCCTTACGGTATCCGGCCCCTGTGCGTGGGGAAGTACATGGACGGCTACGTCATCTCCAGCGAGAGCTGCGGCCTGGATATCATCGGGGCGGAATACGTGCGCGAGATCGCGCCCGGGGAGATGGCGGTCATCGCGGAGGGCGAGCTCCGTTTCGAAAGGATCATGGAACCGCGCAAGCCCTCCCTGTGCATCTTCGAGTTCATCTACTTCGCGCGCCCGGACTCCGTCATGTACGGCACCTATCTTTACCATGCCCGCAAGCACATGGGCATGAGCCTGGCGGACGAGGCGCCGGTGGAGGCGGACGTGGTCATGCCCATCCCGGACACGGGGGTGCCGGCGGCCATAGGTTACTCGCAGGCTTCGGGCATCCCCTTCGGCGAGGGGCTTATCAAAAACCGTTACGTGGGACGAACCTTCATCCAGCCGACGCAGGCCATCAGGCAGCTGGGCGTGCGGCTGAAGCTGAACCCGCTGGTGAGGGACATACGCGGCAAGCGGCTGGTCGTGGTCGACGACTCCATAGTGCGCGGCAACACCACCCAGGAGATCGTGAAGATGCTGCGGGACGCGGGGGCCAGGGAGGTGCACATGCGTATCAGCTCTCCTCCCGACAGGTTCCCCTGCTTCTACGGCATAGATACCGCGACCCGCCAGGAGCTCATCGCCTCCTCCCGCAGCGTGGAGGAGATACGGAAGTTCATAGGGGCCGATACCCTGCATTACCTGAGCATGGAGAACCTGGTCAGGGCGACGGGAAGGCCGCGGGAGGAGTTCTGCATGGCCTGCTTTGACGGGAACTACCCCATCCCCGTGCCCGACGAGATGAAGATGGCGAAGTGCAGGCTGGAGACCGTCCGGCGGGCGACGTGA